A genomic stretch from Lepisosteus oculatus isolate fLepOcu1 chromosome 7, fLepOcu1.hap2, whole genome shotgun sequence includes:
- the prickle1b gene encoding prickle-like protein 1 — MNFDNPITYQQGALPLEMEQQVGKLTFGFQRSSTSDDDSGCALEEYAWVPPGLRPEQVQLYFSCLPEEKVPYINSPGEKFRIKQLLYQLPPHDNEIRYCQSLSEEEKKELQMFSMQRKKEALGRGTIKMLPRALMHTICDQCGENINGGEIAVFASRAGSGLCWHPACFVCSTCNELLVDLIYFYQDGKIHCGRHHAELLKPRCSACDEIIFADECTEAEGRHWHMKHFSCFECETVLGGQRYIMKDGRPYCCGCFESLYAEYCEACGEHIGVDHAQMTYDGLHWHATDTCFCCAQCKTSLLGCPFLPKQGRIYCSKACSLDEDIHASDSSDSAFQSARSRESRRSVRMGKSSRSADQCRQSLLFSPAVNYKFPGFSGNADDTLSRKLGDLSLSQQEASFPDHFWKNREEQEPPEDHEEWVEHEDYMTQLLLKFGDRSIFQQSEDTRAAELWMSDTEGKLKSELKASGNIQSLASKKYQSDMYWVQSQDGLGDSAYGSHPGPASSRKIQELEMDHGAASYKHEQKQWYDGSLDCITDELKHPEQCVRDSMDSLALSNITGASVDGESKQRPSLYSLQNFQELETEDCEKMSNMGTLNSSMLHRSANSLKSLTSELEQEEEEEEEEEEEEEEEEACLPEEKPKPIHMPVLRRSKSHSRPQQVKFSDDVIDNGQYEDLEVRQPPMSERTRRRVYHFEEQSQHPRHHHHHHHRRRRSRKSRSDNALHLATDRKCYPKDRARNYFHEDYEKLGQAKCPQDLHAYLPNQEMYGQYSHATSDYALQNQVVDKFLGLYGDEDSWCSTCSSSSSDSEEEGYFLGQPIPQPRQQRYHYYTDDLSSPTSALPSPPFGPRTTKSKKKKGHKGKNCIIS; from the exons ATGAATTTTGACAACCCCATCACTTATCAACAAGGAGCTTTGCCATTAGAGATGGAGCAGCAAGTAGGCAAACTTACCTTTGGCTTCCAGCGCAGCTCAACATCTGACGACGATTCGGGGTGTGCTTTGGAAGAATATGCCTGGGTTCCTCCTGGCCTAAGGCCGGAACAA GTGCAGTTGTATTTTTCCTGCCTACCTGAGGAAAAAGTTCCTTATATTAACAGCCCTGGAGAGAAATTCCGTATCAAGCAACTCCTGTACCAACTGCCACCTCATGATAATGAA ATAAGATACTGCCAGTCCCTCagtgaagaagaaaagaaagaactaCAGATGTTTAGTATGCAGCGCAAGAAAGAAGCACTGGGGCGAGGCACCATTAAAATGCTACCAAGAGCACTGATGCACACAATCTGTGACCAG tgtggAGAAAACATCAATGGAGGAGAAATTGCAGTGTTTGCATCGAGGGCAGGCTCTGGATTGTGTTGGCACCCAGCATGCTTTGTTTGTTCGACTTGCAACGAGCTCTTGGTTGACCTCATCTACTTCTACCAGGATGGCAAAATTCACTGTGGCAGGCATCATGCCGAGCTCCTGAAACCCCGCTGCTCTGCTTGTGATGAG ATTATCTTTGCTGATGAGTGCACAGAGGCTGAAGGTCGGCATTGGCACATGAAGCACTTCTCCTGCTTTGAATGCGAGACTGTACTGGGTGGACAAAGGTACATCATGAAAGATGGGCGTCCATATTGCTGTGGCTGCTTTGAATCTCTTTATGCGGAGTACTGTGAGGCATGTGGAGAACACATTG GAGTGGACCATGCTCAGATGACTTATGATGGCCTACACTGGCATGCTACCGACACTTGTTTCTGCTGTGCCCAATGCAAGACCTCCTTGTTAGGTTGTCCATTTCTACCTAAACAAGGAAGGATATACTGTTCCAAAGCCTGCAGCCTGGATGAAGACATTCATGCCTCAGACTCCTCAGATTCTGCCTTTCAGTCAGCAAGATCAAGGGAATCCCGACGTAGTGTACGGATGGGAAAAAGCAGCAGGTCTGCTGACCAGTGTCGTCAGTCATTGTTGTTCTCCCCTGCTGTTAACTACAAGTTCCCTGGCTTTTCAGGCAATGCGGATGATACCTTGTCTCGCAAACTGGGTGACCTCAGTCTGTCTCAGCAGGAAGCTAGTTTTCCTGATCACTTTTGGAAGAATCGGGAGGAGCAAGAGCCACCAGAGGACCATGAAGAATGGGTAGAACATGAGGACTACATGACACAACTGCTTCTAAAGTTTGGGGATCGTAGTATCTTCCAACAGTCAGAGGACACAAGAGCAGCAGAACTCTGGATGTCTGACACAGAGGGGAAACTTAAGTCCGAATTAAAAGCTAGTGGAAATATACAAAGTCTGGCCAGCAAGAAGTATCAGTCAGATATGTACTGGGTTCAATCACAGGATGGCTTGGGGGATTCAGCTTATGGTAGCCACCCAGGACCAGCTAGCAGCAGAAAGATTCAAGAGCTTGAGATGGATCATGGTGCTGCTAGTTATAAGCATGAGCAGAAGCAGTGGTATGATGGCTCCCTAGACTGCATCACTGATGAACTGAAGCATCCAGAGCAGTGTGTGAGGGATTCCATGGATTCTTTAGCACTCTCCAATATCACTG GGGCTTCGGTTGATGGGGAAAGTAAGCAGAGGCCATCCTTATACTCACTACAGAATTTCCAAGAGCTTGAAACAGAGGATTGTGAGAAAATGAGCAACATGGGGACATTGAATTCTTCAATGCTCCACAGGAGTGCCAATTCCTTGAAAAGCCTGACTTCAGAGCTGgagcaagaagaagaagaagaggaggaggaggaggaagaggaagaagaagaggaggcaTGCCTTCCAGAAGAAAAACCCAAGCCAATCCACATGCCAGTGTTACGGAGGTCCAAGTCACACTCCAGGCCACAGCAGGTGAAGTTTTCTGATGATGTCATCGACAATGGACAGTATGAGGACCTAGAGGTTCGCCAGCCCCCAATGAGTGAAAGGACTCGCCGACGGGTTTATCATTTTGAGGAGCAGAGCCAGCATCCTCGtcatcaccaccaccaccaccaccgacGGCGCAGGAGCCGAAAGTCCCGTTCAGACAATGCACTACACCTAGCCACAGACCGGAAATGCTATCCAAAGGACAGGGCTCGCAATTACTTCCATGAAGATTATGAGAAGCTTGGGCAAGCTAAGTGTCCTCAAGACCTGCATGCCTATTTGCCCAACCAGGAGATGTACGGACAGTACTCCCATGCTACATCAGACTACGCACTGCAGAACCAGGTGGTGGATAAATTCCTTGGCCTGTATGGTGATGAAGACTCCTGGTGTTCAACCtgctcctcttcttcttcagaTTCAGAAGAAGAGGGGTATTTTCTTGGTCAACCTATCCCTCAACCCAGACAGCAAAGATACCATTATTACACAGATGACCTTTCAAGTCCTACATCAGCATTACCTTCGCCCCCATTCGGGCCAAGGACAACtaaatcaaaaaagaaaaaagggcataagGGCAAAAATTGCATAATTTCCTAG